In Natronococcus sp. AD-5, the genomic window GATCAGGTTATCGGACAGGACGAAGCTCGAGACATCATCATCAAGGCGGCCAAACAGCGCCGACACGTGATGATGATCGGCTCGCCGGGGACCGGGAAGTCGATGCTGGCGAAGGCGATGAGTCAGCTGCTCCCCCAGGAGGATCTTCAGGACGTTCTCGTCTACCACAACCCGGACGACGGTAACGAGCCGAAAGTCCGGACCGTCCCCGCCGGCAAGGGCGAACAGATCATCGACGCGCACAAGGAGGAAGCCCGCAAGCGCAACCAGATGCGGTCGATCCTGATGTGGATCATCATCGCGATCGTCGTCGGGTACGCGATCCTCGCCCGGCAGATCCTGCTCGGCATCCTCGCGGCAGGTATCATCTGGTTCATCTTCCGCTACACGAGCCGCGGCACGGACGCGATGGTGCCGAACATGATCGTCGACAACGGCGATCAGCGCACCGCGCCGTTCGAGGACGCGACCGGCGCCCACGCCGGCGCGCTGCTCGGCGACGTCCGCCACGACCCGTTCCAGTCCGGCGGGATGGAGACGCCCTCGCACGACCGGGTCGAACCCGGATCCATCCATAAGGCGAACAAGGGCGTGCTGTTCGTCGACGAGATCAACACGCTGGACGTCCGCACCCAGCAGAAGCTGATGACGTCGATCCAGGAGGGCGAGTTCTCGATCACCGGCCAGTCCGAGCGCTCCTCGGGCGCGATGGTCCAGACCGAACCCGTCCCCTGTGACTTCGTCATGATCGCTGCAGGGAACCTGGACGCGATGGAGAACATGCACCCCGCCCTCCGCTCGCGGATCAAGGGGTACGGGTACGAGGTGTACATGGACGACACCATCGAGGACACGCCCGAAATGCGGCGCAAGTACGCCCGCTTCATCGCTCAGGAGGTCGAACGCGACGGGCGCCTGCCCCACTTCGAACGCGAAGCCGTCGAGGAGGTCATCCTCGAGGCCAAGCGCCGCGCGGGCCGAAAGGAACACCTCACGCTGCTGTTCCGGAACCTCGGCGGTCTCGTGCGGGTGGCCGGCGACATCGCCCGCGCCGAGGACCGCGAGTACACGACGCGCGAAGACGTCCTGCAGGCCAAGGAGCGCTCGCGCTCGATC contains:
- the lonB gene encoding ATP-dependent protease LonB, which translates into the protein MSNDTNVDDSPEGAPDAAPDEAQREEQRSERQGDRSPDVDDGDRTDESGGAPDEAFDPGSETDETDAEVETVEDLGSTVEVDPGVEVDEENAEDDLLGGLKIDSTADIEVPDRLVDQVIGQDEARDIIIKAAKQRRHVMMIGSPGTGKSMLAKAMSQLLPQEDLQDVLVYHNPDDGNEPKVRTVPAGKGEQIIDAHKEEARKRNQMRSILMWIIIAIVVGYAILARQILLGILAAGIIWFIFRYTSRGTDAMVPNMIVDNGDQRTAPFEDATGAHAGALLGDVRHDPFQSGGMETPSHDRVEPGSIHKANKGVLFVDEINTLDVRTQQKLMTSIQEGEFSITGQSERSSGAMVQTEPVPCDFVMIAAGNLDAMENMHPALRSRIKGYGYEVYMDDTIEDTPEMRRKYARFIAQEVERDGRLPHFEREAVEEVILEAKRRAGRKEHLTLLFRNLGGLVRVAGDIARAEDREYTTREDVLQAKERSRSIEQQLADDYIERRKDYELQVNKGGVEGRVNGLAVMGEDSGIMLPVMAEIAPAQGQGQVIATGQLKEMAEESVQNVSAIIKKFSDVNLSEKDVHIQFVQAGQQGVDGDSASITVATAVISALEDIPIDQSVAMTGSLSVRGDVLPVGGVTHKIEAAAKAGCDKVIIPKANEQDVMIEDEYDEMIEIIPCSNISEVLDVALMGEPKKDSLVDRLKSITGSAFDQQAVGGAGGSNPSPQ